In Zingiber officinale cultivar Zhangliang chromosome 6A, Zo_v1.1, whole genome shotgun sequence, a single genomic region encodes these proteins:
- the LOC121997879 gene encoding UDP-glycosyltransferase 73C6-like, protein MTKKMINIIEPSSGQEKPHFVLVPLFAQGHMIPMVDFGCLLAARGALVTIVTTPVNTTRIKSFVDRANADGLVIRLAELQFPCAEVGLPEGSENADLVMETEKIDKFFLATSMLTEPLVAYLRQQWPKPTCLVSDSSNPWTRDVARELGLLRFIFHGPSCFFLLCSHNVHEYASSGDVPGDFFQPFFVPGLPQKIEVVRVQALRFFDYPGWEKFLEQKTEAEATADGHIINTFRELESPFLDLYQRALGKTIWHIGPVSLSNKKPEDAIFRGDKTIAEEAQRISNWLDAKDTASVIYVSFGTIVSNSPSHTLEIGTGLEASNRPFIWVIKQWDILPEVEKWLPELEERTRSRGLILKGWAPQVMILSHPSVGAFLTHCGWHSTLEAVSLGIPMITWPHLADQFLNENLVVKVLQTGVALKPQMKTLYVSRESEGLIAREDVERAIEAVMDGGEEAQARRQRAKQLAIEAKKAMEPGGSSYESLTLMIQHVLDATTVKLHDTETQI, encoded by the coding sequence ATGACCAAGAAGATGATCAACATCATCGAGCCCAGCAGCGGGCAAGAGAAGCCTCACTTCGTGCTGGTGCCGCTGTTCGCTCAGGGGCACATGATCCCCATGGTCGACTTTGGCTGCCTCCTCGCCGCCCGCGGGGCCCTCGTCACCATCGTCACTACTCCAGTCAACACTACTCGAATCAAGTCCTTCGTCGATCGCGCCAACGCTGATGGCCTCGTCATCCGCCTTGCTGAACTCCAATTCCCCTGCGCCGAGGTCGGTCTGCCGGAGGGCTCCGAGAACGCTGACCTCGTCATGGAAACCGAGAAGATAGATAAGTTCTTCCTGGCGACAAGCATGCTGACCGAGCCATTGGTTGCCTACCTTCGCCAGCAGTGGCCCAAACCAACGTGCCTCGTCTCTGACTCGAGCAATCCCTGGACGAGGGATGTCGCGCGCGAGCTAGGCCTGCTCCGCTTTATTTTCCACGGGCCCTCCTGCTTCTTCCTCCTTTGCAGCCACAATGTTCATGAATACGCATCCTCCGGAGATGTTCCCGGCGACTTCTTCCAGCCGTTCTTCGTCCCCGGCTTGCCTCAGAAAATAGAGGTGGTCAGAGTGCAGGCTTTGAGGTTCTTTGACTACCCCGGGTGGGAGAAATTTCTAGAACAGAAAACGGAGGCCGAAGCCACGGCTGATGGGCATATCATCAACACCTTCCGTGAGTTGGAGTCTCCCTTCCTCGACCTCTACCAGAGGGCTCTCGGCAAGACGATATGGCATATCGGACCGGTGAGCCTCTCCAACAAGAAACCCGAAGACGCAATCTTTCGCGGCGACAAGACTATAGCCGAAGAGGCGCAGCGGATTTCCAATTGGCTCGACGCCAAGGACACGGCTTCCGTCATCTATGTCAGCTTCGGGACGATCGTCTCGAATAGCCCCTCACATACCTTGGAGATCGGAACTGGGTTGGAGGCGTCCAACCGGCCGTTCATTTGGGTGATCAAGCAGTGGGACATATTgccggaggtggagaaatggCTGCCGGAGTTGGAGGAGCGAACGAGGTCCAGGGGGCTGATACTGAAGGGGTGGGCGCCGCAGGTGATGATTCTCTCCCACCCCTCCGTAGGGGCATTCCTAACGCACTGCGGCTGGCACTCGACGCTGGAGGCGGTGTCCCTCGGAATTCCCATGATCACGTGGCCGCACCTTGCGGACCAGTTTCTGAACGAGAATTTGGTGGTGAAGGTTCTGCAGACCGGCGTGGCGCTGAAGCCCCAAATGAAGACGCTCTATGTGTCGAGGGAGAGCGAGGGCTTGATCGCGCGAGAGGACGTGGAACGGGCGATAGAGGCGGTGATGGATGGAGGAGAGGAGGCGCAGGCGAGAAGACAGAGGGCGAAGCAACTGGCGATCGAGGCGAAGAAGGCGATGGAACCTGGCGGGTCGTCTTACGAGAGCTTAACGCTCATGATTCAGCATGTATTAGACGCGACTACTGTTAAGCTACATGATACGGAAACACAGATATAG
- the LOC121997878 gene encoding UDP-glycosyltransferase 73C3-like, with protein MTKKMINIIESSSGQEKPHFVLVPLFAQGHMIPMVDLACLLAARGALVTVVTTPLNSTRFKALIDRANARGLLIRLAKLRFPCAEVGLPEGSENIDHIKTREEANKYFEALSMMAGPLVACLRQLQPKPTCLVSDSCNPWTRDVARELGLLRFIFHGPSCFFLLCSRNVHEYASSGDVPGDMFQPFFIPGLPQKIEVVRAQALRFFDYPEREKLQEQVTEAEATADGLIINTFRQLETPFLDLYQKALGKTIWPIGPVSLANKEAEYTVLRGNKTTANEAELISNWLDAKDTASVIYVSFGTLATNSPSHTFEIGAGLEASNRPFVWVIKQRDMSPEVEKWLPELEERTRSQGLILKGWAPQVMILSHPSVGAFLTHCGWNSTLEAVSLGIPMITWPHLADQFLNENLVVKVLQTGVALKPQMKTLYVSRESEGLIAREDVERAIEAVMDGGEEAQARRQRAKQLAIEAKKAMELGGSSYESLTLMIQHVLDATTVKLHDTETQI; from the coding sequence ATGACCAAGAAGATGATCAACATCATCGAGTCCAGCAGCGGGCAAGAGAAGCCTCACTTCGTGCTGGTGCCGCTCTTCGCGCAGGGGCACATGATCCCCATGGTCGACCTGGCCTGCCTCCTCGCCGCTCGCGGAGCCCTCGTCACCGTCGTCACTACTCCCCTCAATTCCACCCGGTTCAAGGCCCTCATCGACCGCGCCAACGCCCGCGGCCTCCTCATTCGCCTGGCCAAGCTCCGCTTCCCCTGCGCCGAAGTCGGCCTGCCGGAGGGCAGCGAGAACATCGACCACATCAAGACCCGCGAAGAGGCGAACAAGTACTTCGAGGCGCTGAGCATGATGGCCGGACCGCTGGTTGCCTGCCTTCGCCAGCTGCAACCAAAGCCGACGTGCCTCGTCTCCGACTCGTGCAATCCCTGGACGAGGGACGTTGCGCGGGAGCTGGGACTGCTCCGCTTCATTTTTCACGGGCCAtcctgcttcttcctcctctgcagCCGCAACGTTCACGAATACGCGTCCTCCGGAGACGTCCCCGGCGACATGTTCCAGCCCTTCTTCATCCCTGGCTTACCTCAGAAAATAGAGGTGGTCAGAGCCCAGGCTTTGAGGTTTTTCGACTACCCAGAGCGGGAAAAGCTTCAAGAACAGGTAACAGAGGCCGAAGCCACGGCAGATGGGTTGATCATCAACACCTTCCGCCAGCTAGAGACTCCTTTCCTCGACCTCTACCAGAAGGCTCTAGGGAAGACGATCTGGCCTATTGGACCGGTGAGCCTCGCCAACAAGGAAGCCGAATACACAGTCTTGCGCGGCAACAAGACGACTGCTAATGAAGCGGAGCTAATTTCCAATTGGCTCGACGCCAAGGACACGGCGTCCGTCATTTATGTCAGCTTCGGCACGCTCGCCACCAATAGCCCCTCGCATACCTTCGAGATCGGAGCTGGGTTGGAGGCGTCCAATCGGCCGTTCGTTTGGGTGATCAAGCAGAGGGACATGTCgccggaggtggagaaatggCTGCCGGAGTTGGAGGAGCGGACGAGGTCGCAGGGGCTGATACTGAAGGGGTGGGCGCCGCAGGTGATGATCCTCTCCCACCCCTCCGTAGGGGCATTCCTAACGCACTGCGGCTGGAACTCGACGCTGGAGGCGGTGTCCCTCGGAATTCCAATGATCACGTGGCCGCACCTTGCGGACCAGTTTCTGAACGAGAATTTGGTGGTGAAGGTTCTGCAGACCGGCGTGGCGCTGAAGCCCCAAATGAAGACGCTCTATGTGTCGAGGGAGAGCGAGGGCTTGATCGCGCGAGAGGACGTGGAACGGGCGATAGAGGCGGTGATGGATGGAGGAGAGGAGGCGCAGGCGAGAAGACAGAGGGCGAAGCAACTGGCGATCGAGGCGAAGAAGGCGATGGAACTTGGCGGGTCGTCTTACGAGAGCTTAACGCTAATGATTCAGCATGTATTAGACGCGACTACTGTTAAGCTACATGATACGGAAACACAGATATAG